In the Hippoglossus stenolepis isolate QCI-W04-F060 chromosome 14, HSTE1.2, whole genome shotgun sequence genome, one interval contains:
- the scly gene encoding selenocysteine lyase, whose translation MAKQTDDIMLLKGHTFTENTFHHLSEMDLDRIYMDYNATTPLEPEVTQAVTEALQEAWGNPSSNYIAGAKAKAIINRSRENVARMVGGRAEDILFTSGGTEANNLVLHTAVEHFRRNRRAAEQSEGLPHIITSTVEHDSVQLVAEHLQREGKADVTFVPVCKTTARVEVEDIVAAVRPNTCLISIMLANNETGVMMPVQEICQRIKSLNKQHERLRILLHTDAAQALGKVAVDVCELGVDYLTIVGHKFYAPRIGALYVSGPGTRTPLYPMLFGGGQERNFRPGTENTPMIAGLGKAAELVTANLSDYQRHMQSIKLYLEERLRAIFKERIHFNSHYPGSDILPNTCNVSILGPTLQGWRVLSNCRRLLASVGAACHSDSGNRPSHILLSCGVPSEVAANALRLSVGRGTTREDVDAVVEDLKETVQLLEEMN comes from the exons ATGGCAAAGCAGACTGATGACATCATGCTGTTGAAAGGTCACACCTTCACTGAAAATACCTTTCATCATCTCTCAGAGATGGATCTAGACAG GATCTATATGGACTACAATGCTACTACTCCGCTGGAACCAGAAGTGACCCAGGCCGTTACTGAAGCCCTGCAGGAAGCCTGGGGAAACCCAAGCAGCAACTATATCGCAG GGGCCAAGGCGAAGGCAATCATTAATCGGTCCAGAGAGAATGTGGCGAGAATGGTtggagggagagcagaggacaTCCTTTTTACCTCAGGGGGAACAGAG GCCAATAACCTGGTGCTTCACACTGCTGTGGAGCACTTCAGGAGAAACcgcagagctgcagagcaaagTGAAGGCCTTCCACACATCATCACCTCCACTGTGGAACATGACTCGGTCCAACTAGTAGCCGagcacctgcagagagagggcAAGGCAG aTGTTACATTTGTTCCCGTGTGTAAGACGACAGCCCGCGTCGAGGTGGAGGACATCGTTGCGGCGGTGCGTCCCAACACGTGTCTCATCTCCATCATGCTGGCCAACAATGAGACAGGAGTCATGATg CCAGTCCAAGAGATCTGCCAGAGAATAAAATCTCTCAACAAGCAGCATGAGCGTCTCAGGATACTGCTCCACACTGACGCTGCCCAGGCTCTGGGGAAAGTCGCAGTGGATGTCTGTGAACTGGGAGTGGATTACCTCACCATAGTGGGACACAAG TTCTATGCCCCTCGGATCGGTGCTTTGTATGTGAGCGGCCCTGGAACCAGAACGCCATTGTACCCGATGCTGTttggaggaggacaggagagaaaCTTCCGACCAGG CACTGAAAACACACCCATGATTGCTGGTCTGGGAAAG GCTGCAGAGCTGGTGACCGCTAATCTGTCAGATTATCAGCGTCATATGCAAAGTATCAAACTTTACCTGGAAGAACGACTGCGG GCCATATTTAAAGAGCGGATCCACTTCAACAGCCATTACCCCGGCTCTGATATCCTCCCCAACACATGTAATGTGTCTATCCTGGGCCCAACATTACAAG GCTGGAGGGTATTGTCCAACTGTAGGAGGCTGCTGGCCAGTGTCGGAGCCGCCTGCCACTCGGACAGTGGGAACAG GCCTTCCCACATCCTCCTGAGCTGCGGCGTCCCCTCAGAGGTGGCAGCCAATGCTTTGAGGCTGAGCGTGGGCAGGGGGACGACCAGGGAAGATGTGGATGCAGTCGTGGAGGATCTGAAGGAAACGGTGCAGCTGTTGGAAGAAATGAACTGA